From a single Clostridia bacterium genomic region:
- a CDS encoding acyl carrier protein — MDKIIEILSGLKSGVDFSTAENIATGKILDSIDIASLITALEDEFDIEISMEYMDNKNFDSAKAIWEMIKELSEE; from the coding sequence ATGGACAAAATAATTGAGATCTTGAGCGGTCTGAAATCGGGAGTCGACTTTTCAACGGCCGAAAATATCGCAACGGGCAAAATACTCGATTCGATAGATATTGCTTCGCTCATAACGGCCCTTGAGGACGAGTTTGACATTGAGATAAGCATGGAATACATGGACAATAAGAATTTTGATTCGGCAAAAGCTATCTGGGAAATGATCAAGGAGCTTTCGGAGGAGTAA